A genomic window from Vitis riparia cultivar Riparia Gloire de Montpellier isolate 1030 chromosome 16, EGFV_Vit.rip_1.0, whole genome shotgun sequence includes:
- the LOC117933309 gene encoding cucumisin-like, whose translation MAKQELLPLLYLSFLAALVLSCYSHERKVHIIYMGEKPQGDISVTSMHHSMLARVLGSTASAKELLIYSYGRSFNGFAAKLSDEEVARFSDMEEVVSVLPNSMLKLHTTRSWDFMGFNQSHVRDSHGGDVIVGLLDTGIWPESESFSDEGFGPPPAKWKGTCQTENNFTCNNKIIGARYYNSENQYYDGDIKSPRDSEGHGTHTASTAAGREVAGASYYGLAEGLARGGHPKARIAVYKVCWVIGCAVADILAAFDDAIADGVDIISVSLGSSLTLQYFEDPIAIGSFHAMRSGILTSNSAGNDGPLGGISNYSPWSLTVTASSIDRKFVSQLVLGNGQTFKGVNINNFELNGTYPLIWGGDAANVSGHQIPLSSESCFPGELDSSKVKGKIVLCESLWDGSGVIMAGGVGIIMPAWYFNDFAFSFPLPTTILRRQDIDKVLQYTRSSKHPIATILPGETQKDVMAPTVVSFSSRGPNPITLDILKPDVTAPGVDILAAWSPIAPPSVYQHDTRSTHYNIISGTSMSCPHASGAAAYVKATNPSWSPSAIKSALMTTAYAMDPRKNDDKEFAYGSGHINPVKAADPGLVYETSEEEYINFLCKQGYNTSTLRLITGDSSVCNSTEPGRAWDLNYPSFSLAIEDGHRIMGIFTRTVTNVGSPNSTYQASIYMPNSLEVKVDPPVLSFSATGEKKSFSVRVDGPEITMHPIISGAILWKDGVHVVRTPLVVYTVLPSETFPNRSLSKRTQTSDLKGSSRIFG comes from the exons ATGGCTAAGCAAGAGCTGCTCCCTCTTCTCTACCTTTCATTCCTTGCAGCTTTGGTGTTGAGCTGCTATTCCCATGAAAGGAAG gttcatatcatctatatgGGAGAGAAACCCCAAGGAGACATTTCAGTGACATCGATGCATCACTCAATGCTAGCGAGAGTCCTTGGAAG TACTGCATCTGCAAAAGAGCTGCTAATTTACAGTTATGGAAGAAGTTTTAATGGGTTTGCAGCCAAACTCTCAGATGAAGAAGTTGCAAGATTTTCAG ATATGGAAGAAGTGGTTTCAGTTCTGCCAAACAGCATGCTAAAGCTTCACACAACAAGATCATGGGACTTCATGGGATTCAATCAATCCCATGTCAGAGATTCCCATGGAGGGGATGTGATTGTTGGGCTACTAGATACAG GAATCTGGCCAGAATCGGAGAGCTTTAGTGATGAAGGCTTTGGCCCCCCACCAGCAAAATGGAAAGGAACGTGCCAAACTGAGAATAACTTCACCTGCAACAA CAAGATAATTGGAGCTCGATACTACAACAGCGAAAATCAGTATTATGATGGAGACATCAAATCTCCAAGGGATTCAGAGGGACATGGGACTCACACGGCTTCAACCGCTGCAGGTCGAGAGGTGGCAGGAGCAAGCTACTACGGCCTAGCTGAAGGACTTGCCAGAGGTGGACACCCCAAAGCAAGGATTGCTGTGTACAAAGTTTGTTGGGTGATAGGATGTGCTGTTGCAGATATACTTGCTGCCTTTGATGATGCAATTGCAGATGGGGTTGATATCATTTCAGTTTCCCTGGGAAGCTCCTTAACCCTCCAATATTTTGAAGACCCAATAGCAATTGGATCTTTTCATGCAATGAGAAGTGGGATATTAACCTCAAATTCTGCTGGAAACGATGGGCCACTGGGGGGTATCAGTAATTACTCGCCTTGGTCACTAACTGTAACTGCCAGCAGCATTGACAGGAAATTTGTTTCTCAATTGGTACTTGGCAATGGACAGACATTCAAG GGAGTTAACATCAATAACTTTGAGCTCAATGGAACATATCCTTTAATTTGGGGAGGGGATGCAGCAAACGTTTCTGGCCATCAGATCCCTTTAAGCTCGGAAAGCTGCTTTCCTGGGGAGCTTGATTCAAGCAAAGTCAAGGGAAAGATCGTTCTCTGTGAAAGCCTTTGGGATGGTTCTGGTGTTATCATGGCAGGAGGAGTGGGAATTATAATGCCTGCATGGTATTTCAATGATTTTGCCTTCTCTTTCCCCTTGCCAACAACAATCCTCCGCAGACAAGACATAGACAAAGTATTGCAGTACACCAGATCTTCCAA GCATCCTATAGCGACAATTCTGCCTGGTGAGACTCAGAAGGATGTCATGGCTCCTACCGTGGTCTCCTTTTCATCCAGAGGTCCTAACCCCATCACTCTTGATATTCTTAAG cCTGATGTTACCGCACCTGGTGTTGATATTCTTGCGGCCTGGTCTCCCATTGCACCACCTTCAGTTTATCAGCACGATACTAGGAGCACCCACTACAACATAATCTCTGGCACTTCCATGTCTTGCCCACATGCTAGTGGAGCTGCAGCTTATGTCAAGGCTACTAACCCAAGCTGGTCTCCTTCTGCCATCAAATCTGCCCTCATGACCACAG CTTATGCGATGGACCCAAGGAAGAACGATGACAAAGAATTTGCTTATGGCTCCGGTCATATCAACCCAGTGAAGGCAGCGGATCCTGGCTTAGTCTATGAGACATCTGAGGAAGAGTACATCAACTTCCTCTGTAAGCAGGGTTACAATACCAGCACATTAAGACTCATCACTGGTGACAGCAGTGTCTGCAATAGCACCGAACCGGGCAGAGCTTGGGATCTAAACTATCCCTCATTCTCATTGGCCATTGAAGATGGCCACAGAATCATGGGCATTTTCACAAGGACGGTCACAAATGTAGGATCCCCGAACTCAACCTACCAAGCTAGCATCTACATGCCCAATTCTCTCGAGGTTAAGGTGGATCCCCCTGTTCTTTCATTCTCAGCCACTGGAGAGAAGAAATCTTTTTCAGTGAGGGTGGATGGACCAGAGATAACCATGCATCCAATTATATCAGGCGCTATCCTTTGGAAAGATGGTGTTCATGTGGTAAGGACCCCACTCGTGGTATACACAGTCCTCCCATCAGAAACTTTCCCGAACAGAAGTCTCTCTAAACGAACACAGACATCAGACCTGAAGGGTTCCTCTAGGATTTTTGGGTGA